The DNA segment CCTCTCCCTCGGCCTCCTCACCGCCGGCACCTACGGCGTCATCGGGCTCGTCGGGCACCTCCGGGGCGGTGACGCTGCCACCGGTTGCGCTCCGCCGCTGGAACTGCGCGTCCTGACCGATCCGGACCTGGAGCCGACGATCCGCGCCGCCGCCGACGCCCATCTGACCTCGGCGGCGAACACCCTGGACGACGGTTGCCGCCGCACCGGCATCACCGTCTACAGCGCCGGTTCCTCCGACGTGGTCACCGCGCTGCGCAAGCAGAGCGACGCCTGGCAGGAGCCGCACGACGTGGACACCGCCCGCTTCAACCCGCAGCGGGACATCGGGCCGCAGCCGGACATCTGGATCCCCGCCTCCCGTGCCGACGTCGCCCGGGTCGTGGAGGGCCAGGACACCGACGCGGTGGCCGTGCCGGAGGCCGCCGACGAGCCGCTCGCCTACTCCCCGGTCGTGCTGGCCGTCCCGCAGGCCATCGCGGCCGAGGACCTGGAGGGCCGCACCGGTCTGTCTCTGACTCGCATGATCGAACTGTTGGTCGAGCGTGACGAGAAGGCCGTGGTACGGCGCCCCGACCCGGAGTTCACCGACGCCGGACTGCTCGCCACGATCGGTCTGTACGGCTCAGACGTACCCGTCGGCACCGCCGAACGCCTGGTCTCCCAGCCGGGCCCGCCCTCTCCCACCGCCGCCGAGCTGCTGTGCACCCTGCCCGACGACGAGGAGGTGGACGACCACACGGCCGCCCTGGTCCCCGAGTTCCTGATGCGCAGCGGTGTCGGCTGCGACAGCACCACGCGCACCCCCCGCATGGCCCAGTACCCCATGGACGTCCCCGGTGTGACGCCGGTGTTCGTACGGGTCCGCTGGCAGGGCGCGGACCGGGACGAGGAGGCCCGTGACGCGTCGGTCGCCGCCTTCCAGAACTGGCTGAGCGGCGAGCAGGGCGAAGCGGTGTTCGCCAGGGAGGGCTTCCGCCGTCCGTACAAGTGGGAGCTGATGGACCAGGACACCGAGGTCGACGGCGTTCTGGCCGCGCCCTCCGTGCTCGAACGGGGCGCCAGCCGGGACGCGATGGAGGCGGCCCTGCAGAAGTACAAGGAGGCGGGTGGCCCGGGGCGGGTGCTCTATCTGCTGGACAGCTCCGGTTCGATGACGGACCTCTGGGAGGGGCCGAGCGGCGGCCCCGGACTGCTGAAGCAGTCACTGGGAGGCCTCGGCGGACAGGACGAGTACGGCGTGTGGGCGGTGGCGGACACCGGTGACCGGCCGTACGAGACGCTGCTGAGGCTCGGCCCGCACCGGCGGGCCGACGCCGAGCGCACCCTCGACGCCCGCGCCCGGGTCCGGGACGCCGAGGCCGACCCGCGCGACGCCCTGGACGACGCGTTCGACACGCTGGAACCGTCCGGGACGGACAGCAGGCCGCGGATGATCGTGTACCTCACCGACGGTGAGGACAGCGACCAGCTCTCCCGGGACCGTCTGGACGACATCCTCTCCGGAGCGCGGACGTCCGACGTACCGGTGACCGTGGTGTCCCTGACGAACGGCGGCTGCGACCCGGACCGGCCGGACCGCAGGATCGCCGACGCGAGCGGCGGGCGCTGCCTGGACAGCGGCGACGATCCCGGCACGGCCCTGCGCGACGAGGTCGCCCGCACCGGAACGGGGGAGGAATGATGACCAGGCCCCGCACGCCCACCGCCGGGCCGGCGGTCCTGCTGCTCGCCCTGCTGCTGGTCGTCTGCGCCGCCTGTACCGGTGGAGGCACCCGCGGCACGGACGACGGCGGACCCGGCGGCACCGCCGCCGGGTCC comes from the Streptomyces sp. KMM 9044 genome and includes:
- a CDS encoding vWA domain-containing protein; translated protein: MIRLDPRGLSNRALLVGVSEYDLTEPPHGVPGDLPAVKHNVNRLREVLTRGGVFGEHEITVARSPSLEHFERALLSATAEAEGALLLYFAGHGAIPSAGDELFLQMRNASVVAGGHAVFPGAEPFTTVLTMLATSPARRIVVILDCCFAGNAAWIRETLSDKHRLLLMMSVQANHRIDAGDPRTPTPYTAELVRLLDEEGGTGFLDLSERMRERMAARGLSTVRGDAWEPQWRAEPGEDVLLAARPRAPERKTPRSSAEHLAKSFPGKLPEASPDPHPHPGRTGADPDTPVPVPSPVPMADAAGPPRAPLTVRLLDRLRSLPGRDRTDRRAGGTGRTGWWGRWGRWGTPWTVLLLALLSLGLLTAGTYGVIGLVGHLRGGDAATGCAPPLELRVLTDPDLEPTIRAAADAHLTSAANTLDDGCRRTGITVYSAGSSDVVTALRKQSDAWQEPHDVDTARFNPQRDIGPQPDIWIPASRADVARVVEGQDTDAVAVPEAADEPLAYSPVVLAVPQAIAAEDLEGRTGLSLTRMIELLVERDEKAVVRRPDPEFTDAGLLATIGLYGSDVPVGTAERLVSQPGPPSPTAAELLCTLPDDEEVDDHTAALVPEFLMRSGVGCDSTTRTPRMAQYPMDVPGVTPVFVRVRWQGADRDEEARDASVAAFQNWLSGEQGEAVFAREGFRRPYKWELMDQDTEVDGVLAAPSVLERGASRDAMEAALQKYKEAGGPGRVLYLLDSSGSMTDLWEGPSGGPGLLKQSLGGLGGQDEYGVWAVADTGDRPYETLLRLGPHRRADAERTLDARARVRDAEADPRDALDDAFDTLEPSGTDSRPRMIVYLTDGEDSDQLSRDRLDDILSGARTSDVPVTVVSLTNGGCDPDRPDRRIADASGGRCLDSGDDPGTALRDEVARTGTGEE